The Paenibacillus uliginis N3/975 genome has a window encoding:
- the cydS gene encoding cytochrome bd oxidase small subunit CydS, which translates to MDDFTIFIAPMLTVAVSVVFMVVYALKYKDPSE; encoded by the coding sequence ATGGACGATTTCACTATTTTTATTGCTCCCATGCTGACGGTGGCGGTCTCTGTAGTTTTCATGGTGGTGTACGCATTGAAATATAAAGACCCGTCAGAATAG
- a CDS encoding MBL fold metallo-hydrolase — protein MPKIRYNNIDNVSTDKTLKQFKQWRDERRNKKKDYSYVIPNLEPDLEYLHGNRHETSVTWVGHATFFIQYEGLNIVTDPIWARRMAFTKRLGEPGLPIAEIPPLDIILISHSHYDHMHIASIRKLYRTETTIVVPVGLRRKMLSKGFRRVVELKWWESTTIGGVTITFVPTQHWTRRTPFDTNTSHWGGFVLEPELQQKETRDEEADSQDTSRVLPPNLYFAGDSGYFPGFKEIGNRFNIHIALMPIGAYEPEWFMTSQHVNPEEALQAFLDVKAETMIPMHYGTFRLADDTAQEALERMELERKRLGIGEEQIRILKHGETFKVQPERRKVESS, from the coding sequence ATGCCAAAAATCCGCTATAACAATATCGATAACGTCAGTACAGATAAAACATTGAAACAGTTCAAGCAATGGCGTGACGAACGCCGTAACAAGAAAAAAGACTATTCGTATGTCATACCGAATCTGGAGCCCGATCTCGAATATTTACACGGAAATCGGCATGAAACCTCCGTTACTTGGGTTGGGCATGCGACATTTTTCATCCAATATGAGGGCTTAAATATCGTAACTGACCCGATATGGGCACGGAGGATGGCGTTTACGAAACGTCTTGGAGAGCCAGGGCTTCCGATCGCCGAAATTCCGCCACTGGACATTATTCTCATATCGCATTCCCACTATGACCATATGCATATCGCCTCGATACGTAAACTGTATCGGACTGAGACGACCATTGTTGTTCCCGTCGGTCTGCGGCGTAAAATGCTCAGCAAGGGTTTCAGACGTGTGGTTGAGCTGAAATGGTGGGAATCGACGACGATTGGCGGCGTCACCATAACATTCGTTCCAACTCAGCACTGGACGCGGCGCACACCGTTTGATACGAACACTTCCCATTGGGGTGGCTTTGTGTTGGAACCGGAGCTTCAGCAGAAGGAGACACGTGATGAGGAGGCGGATTCACAGGATACCTCTCGTGTTCTTCCGCCGAATTTGTATTTTGCCGGAGACAGCGGCTATTTTCCGGGATTTAAAGAAATCGGTAATCGATTTAATATTCATATTGCGCTCATGCCAATCGGAGCCTATGAGCCTGAATGGTTTATGACCTCACAGCATGTCAATCCGGAGGAAGCATTGCAGGCGTTTTTGGACGTGAAGGCCGAGACGATGATTCCCATGCATTACGGCACGTTCCGGCTCGCAGATGATACGGCGCAGGAAGCGTTGGAGCGGATGGAACTTGAGCGTAAGCGACTCGGAATCGGTGAAGAGCAGATTCGCATTCTAAAGCATGGCGAGACCTTTAAGGTGCAGCCGGAGCGGAGGAAAGTAGAATCCTCATGA
- a CDS encoding ABC-F family ATP-binding cassette domain-containing protein codes for MISTSGITLRYGKRALFEDVNIKFTPGNCYGLIGANGAGKSTFLKILSGEIEPNQGEVHMTPNERMAVLKQNHYEYDQYAVLETVIMGHARLYKIMKEKDALYAKADFSEEDGMRAGELEGEFAELNGWDAEPDAAALLIGLGISRELHDKKMAELSGNEKVRVLLAQALFGRPNNLLLDEPTNHLDLESIQWLENFLMDYEGTVIVVSHDRHFLNKVCTHIADIDFGKIQLYVGNYDFWYESSQLALQLQRESNKKKEEKIKELQAFIQRFSANASKSKQATSRKKQLDKITLDDLRPSNRKYPFLNFKPEREAGKQLLTVDGITKTMEGEKVLDNVSFVVNKGDKIAFVGPNSLPKTTLFQVVTAETEVEAGEYSWGVTTTQAYFPKDNSVYFDGVDMNLVDWLRQYSNDQDETFLRGFLGRMLFSGEEALKKASVLSGGEKVRCMLAKMMLNGANVLIFDEPTNHLDLESITALNNGLIDFDGTILFTSHDHQFIQTIANRIIEITPNGVIDRTMSYDEYLESEEIKALRESMYPVEA; via the coding sequence ATGATCAGTACAAGCGGGATTACGCTCCGCTATGGCAAACGAGCACTATTTGAAGATGTAAATATAAAATTCACTCCTGGCAACTGTTATGGCTTGATTGGAGCGAACGGTGCAGGTAAGTCTACTTTCTTGAAAATCCTGTCCGGTGAAATCGAACCGAACCAAGGCGAAGTTCATATGACACCGAACGAACGGATGGCTGTCCTCAAACAGAACCATTATGAGTATGATCAATATGCGGTTCTGGAGACCGTTATCATGGGTCACGCACGCCTTTACAAGATCATGAAGGAGAAGGATGCCCTTTATGCAAAAGCTGATTTTTCCGAAGAGGATGGCATGCGTGCTGGTGAGCTGGAGGGTGAATTCGCTGAGCTGAACGGTTGGGATGCTGAGCCGGATGCGGCTGCACTCCTGATCGGCCTTGGTATTTCGCGTGAACTTCATGACAAGAAAATGGCAGAACTCAGCGGTAACGAAAAGGTCCGTGTCCTTTTGGCACAAGCTCTGTTCGGCCGCCCGAACAACCTGCTGCTTGACGAGCCTACCAACCACTTGGATCTGGAGTCTATTCAATGGCTCGAGAACTTCCTGATGGATTATGAAGGCACCGTTATCGTTGTATCCCATGACCGTCACTTCCTGAATAAGGTGTGTACGCACATTGCGGATATTGATTTCGGCAAAATCCAGCTGTATGTCGGTAACTATGACTTCTGGTACGAGTCTAGTCAACTGGCGCTTCAGCTTCAGCGTGAGTCGAACAAGAAGAAGGAAGAGAAGATCAAGGAACTCCAAGCCTTTATCCAGCGTTTCTCGGCAAATGCTTCGAAATCGAAGCAGGCGACATCCCGTAAGAAGCAGCTTGATAAGATTACACTGGATGACCTTCGTCCGTCGAACCGTAAATATCCGTTCCTTAACTTCAAGCCGGAACGTGAAGCAGGTAAGCAGCTTCTGACGGTGGACGGCATTACGAAGACGATGGAAGGCGAGAAAGTACTGGATAACGTCAGCTTTGTCGTAAACAAAGGTGACAAGATTGCTTTTGTTGGACCGAACAGTTTGCCGAAGACAACGTTGTTCCAGGTTGTTACCGCTGAAACGGAAGTGGAAGCCGGCGAATACAGCTGGGGCGTAACAACAACCCAGGCGTACTTCCCGAAAGACAACTCCGTTTATTTTGACGGTGTGGATATGAACCTGGTAGATTGGCTGCGCCAGTACTCCAACGATCAGGATGAAACGTTCCTACGCGGTTTCCTCGGACGTATGCTGTTCTCTGGCGAGGAAGCGCTGAAGAAGGCGAGTGTTCTGTCCGGTGGTGAGAAGGTCCGCTGCATGCTGGCCAAAATGATGCTGAACGGTGCGAACGTGCTTATTTTTGATGAGCCTACGAACCACTTGGACCTCGAGTCCATCACCGCGCTGAATAACGGATTGATCGATTTCGATGGTACGATCCTATTTACATCGCATGACCATCAGTTCATTCAGACCATTGCGAACCGAATCATTGAGATCACACCGAACGGAGTTATCGACCGTACGATGAGTTATGATGAATATCTGGAGAGCGAAGAGATTAAAGCCCTTCGTGAGAGCATGTATCCGGTTGAGGCTTAA
- a CDS encoding cation diffusion facilitator family transporter, whose protein sequence is MNVYDDIKKGERGAWISIAAYLVLSAFKLISGYLFASSALLADGFNNLTDIVASVAVLIGLKISRKPPDSDHAYGHFRAETVAALIASFIMAVVGIQVLVEAVSSFFEGSKGTPDLWSAGVAGLCAIAMFGVYKYNVRLARQINNQALMAAAKDNLSDAMVSIGAAIGIIGAQFGLPWLDTVAALGVGLLICKTAWEIFRDCTHSLTDGFDEQRLLDFRRTIARTPGVEGIKDVKARIHGNHVLVDVVVEVDPQLSVIEGHKISETIEERMVKYHNIMNVHVHVEPKDL, encoded by the coding sequence GTGAATGTATATGATGATATAAAAAAGGGAGAGCGCGGAGCGTGGATCAGCATTGCTGCTTATCTGGTACTATCTGCGTTTAAATTAATCAGCGGTTATCTATTCGCCTCGAGCGCGTTACTAGCTGACGGTTTTAACAACCTGACGGACATTGTGGCCTCGGTTGCAGTACTGATCGGTCTGAAGATATCACGGAAGCCTCCTGATTCGGATCATGCTTATGGGCATTTCAGAGCCGAGACGGTAGCGGCACTTATCGCCTCATTTATTATGGCGGTGGTCGGAATACAGGTGCTGGTTGAAGCGGTTAGTTCCTTTTTTGAGGGAAGCAAGGGTACACCAGACCTATGGTCAGCCGGAGTGGCAGGGTTGTGTGCTATTGCTATGTTTGGCGTTTACAAATATAACGTCAGACTGGCACGTCAGATTAACAACCAAGCGCTGATGGCTGCGGCGAAGGATAACCTTTCAGATGCAATGGTTAGTATAGGCGCGGCTATAGGTATTATTGGAGCTCAATTCGGGCTTCCTTGGCTGGATACGGTAGCGGCACTCGGAGTTGGATTGCTGATCTGCAAAACCGCGTGGGAAATCTTCCGCGATTGTACACATAGCCTGACAGATGGATTTGATGAGCAGCGGCTATTGGATTTCCGTAGGACCATAGCACGCACTCCCGGTGTTGAAGGAATCAAGGATGTGAAAGCCAGAATTCATGGCAATCATGTGTTGGTTGATGTTGTTGTTGAGGTTGACCCGCAATTAAGCGTTATTGAGGGACACAAAATCAGCGAAACGATTGAAGAGCGGATGGTAAAATATCATAATATTATGAACGTTCATGTTCACGTGGAGCCGAAGGATCTGTAG
- a CDS encoding DUF1328 domain-containing protein: protein MLRWSVILLVIALIAGIFGFFGIVEAAVSIAKVLFFIFLVLFVISLFTGRRRSM from the coding sequence ATGTTAAGATGGTCTGTTATATTGCTCGTCATCGCACTTATCGCAGGAATTTTTGGTTTCTTCGGTATCGTGGAAGCTGCGGTAAGTATCGCGAAGGTCCTCTTCTTCATCTTCCTGGTATTGTTCGTTATTTCTCTCTTTACCGGACGCAGACGATCAATGTAA
- a CDS encoding DUF948 domain-containing protein: MLTQISVAIIAIAFAILVFFLIKTLKAATNSLDKVTQTLQEVQKTIDELSYEVKQTIRNTNDITVDVQHKMKQIDPVIDTVKNLGEALSEVTYAVKQVSSGVVSRYRQTKVEKKKHELRQSTVPITAQDRTFQSYDAVYNEPKASNPGQWLNYVDVAVGLWSKFRRQKAR; encoded by the coding sequence ATGCTAACACAGATTAGTGTTGCGATTATCGCCATTGCCTTTGCAATCCTTGTCTTTTTTCTAATAAAGACACTAAAAGCAGCGACAAACTCTTTGGACAAGGTAACTCAGACGCTTCAGGAAGTTCAAAAGACAATTGATGAGTTGAGCTATGAAGTGAAGCAGACGATCCGCAACACGAATGATATAACTGTGGACGTCCAGCACAAGATGAAACAGATTGATCCCGTAATAGATACAGTCAAAAATCTGGGCGAAGCACTAAGCGAAGTGACCTATGCAGTGAAGCAGGTTTCTTCCGGTGTCGTCAGCCGTTATAGACAAACTAAAGTAGAGAAAAAGAAACATGAGCTGCGACAATCCACAGTGCCGATAACGGCTCAAGACCGAACGTTCCAGTCTTATGATGCTGTATATAATGAACCTAAAGCTTCGAATCCAGGCCAATGGTTGAATTATGTCGATGTGGCAGTTGGCCTTTGGAGTAAGTTCCGTCGTCAGAAAGCCCGTTAA
- a CDS encoding general stress protein, protein MESTNAKAYAKIVENGTLAVQEIQNLQTTGYITDHIYVLAHDSDKTERIAHASEAKEVGIKEEGVFDSIANLFRSRGDELRAKMVSLGFTEAEADFYEKQLDLGKVLVIAKKDQP, encoded by the coding sequence ATGGAATCTACTAATGCAAAAGCCTACGCAAAAATCGTCGAGAACGGTACTTTGGCTGTTCAGGAAATTCAAAATTTACAGACTACGGGTTATATAACCGATCATATTTATGTATTGGCTCATGACTCTGATAAAACGGAGCGAATAGCACATGCTTCGGAAGCTAAAGAAGTCGGGATAAAGGAAGAAGGCGTGTTTGACTCCATAGCGAATTTATTCCGCTCACGTGGGGATGAGCTTCGCGCCAAAATGGTTTCATTGGGATTTACAGAGGCTGAAGCAGATTTTTATGAAAAACAGCTGGACCTTGGGAAGGTTCTTGTTATTGCCAAAAAAGATCAGCCATGA
- a CDS encoding PP2C family protein-serine/threonine phosphatase, whose product MRILIVDDNPTNVIIIREILKKEQYRDIVTASSALEMLDDLGIGERTTDLRPKRVDIDLILLDMMMPEMDGIEACRIIQQYDHLKDIPIIMVTAVGDSKKLAEALDAGAVDYVTKPINKVELMARIRLALRLKHEKDWHKEREQRIKDELTLAAMVQNAVLSSPIEEELFEVHALYQPSAELAGDLYAWYPLGDGRYGIILLDMMGHGISSSLFCMFIASVLKDTVTTYVEPEKVIQELNRRFNQLHLGDQLIQYYFTAIYLVVDTRMKRVDYVNAGHPPALFFQQDGSVMTLDQGCCPVGLFDRIDGMEPRSFHYEGNAHLAMYTDGILELVEGSHEDKLDYLKQHLGGSSEWREDVMKEQFFIDNPAGEREDDKCLVWITLKEGVGGTNED is encoded by the coding sequence ATGAGAATACTAATTGTTGATGACAATCCGACTAACGTCATAATTATCCGAGAAATCTTAAAGAAAGAACAATATCGTGATATTGTAACGGCGTCTTCGGCCTTGGAAATGCTGGACGACCTCGGTATCGGAGAACGTACCACGGACCTCCGTCCCAAGCGTGTTGATATAGATTTAATACTGCTCGATATGATGATGCCAGAGATGGACGGGATTGAAGCCTGCCGGATCATACAACAGTACGATCATTTGAAAGATATTCCTATTATTATGGTGACAGCAGTTGGCGATTCCAAAAAGTTAGCCGAAGCTCTTGATGCTGGAGCTGTAGACTATGTAACTAAGCCTATTAACAAAGTAGAGCTTATGGCGAGAATTCGCTTGGCGCTTCGCTTGAAGCATGAGAAGGATTGGCATAAGGAGAGAGAACAGCGAATCAAGGATGAATTAACGCTGGCAGCCATGGTTCAAAATGCTGTGCTGAGTTCTCCCATTGAAGAGGAGCTCTTTGAGGTTCACGCCCTGTACCAGCCATCAGCCGAGTTAGCCGGTGATTTGTATGCATGGTATCCACTGGGTGACGGCCGATATGGCATAATACTGCTTGATATGATGGGACATGGAATTTCCTCGTCTCTTTTCTGCATGTTCATTGCCTCGGTTTTGAAAGACACAGTTACCACTTATGTGGAACCTGAGAAGGTTATACAGGAATTAAACCGCAGGTTCAATCAGCTCCATCTTGGTGATCAATTGATTCAATATTATTTTACTGCTATTTACCTGGTCGTGGATACACGCATGAAGCGGGTGGATTACGTTAATGCAGGCCATCCGCCGGCGCTATTTTTTCAGCAGGACGGTTCGGTGATGACGCTGGATCAAGGCTGCTGCCCGGTAGGACTGTTTGACCGCATTGATGGAATGGAACCACGTAGCTTTCATTATGAAGGCAACGCTCATCTTGCGATGTATACGGACGGTATTCTGGAGCTTGTTGAGGGTAGCCACGAGGATAAGCTTGATTATTTGAAGCAGCATTTAGGCGGCTCCAGCGAGTGGAGAGAAGATGTAATGAAGGAACAATTTTTTATAGATAATCCTGCCGGGGAGCGTGAAGATGATAAGTGCCTCGTATGGATAACACTGAAAGAGGGAGTGGGGGGGACGAATGAAGATTAA
- a CDS encoding response regulator, which translates to MKIKSKLVIGFTTLLTIMLILTLIGYDRISFMNQQLDTIYSERYLKVRDSSAMRGQVNDMARTLTNMMLSEETATSDKARAEIEAIDQEVSVYFDGLIKGINTAEEQQLLDRIEKAREQYVGYQSRTLELLAEGNLSGANSYRITTGQAVQEEMLDSLNALSSYQNAKINEDIEDAKTAYERSIQITTFFMAAGLLIGLIVFLWVVPSITRGINVVSMMIKGFGEGRIKAVRRIKVTSKDEIGQVAQVFKEMAEDIEEKQRLEQTYLQAQRDQSWINSNMARVTELFEGINSLEEVSQRFISEFTPVLGARYGALYIREEDKNPNKLEVRGSYAFEGSESPKQFFVIGEGLVGQVALDKKPISLDSPPEGYMKVQSGWGSSKPGAIMIYPIMFQNEILGVVEVASFEQFTSLQEHLLSQLSQSLGIILNNITGRMRVEELLRESQALTEELQCQSEELQTQQEDLRRSNENLEEQTEALKRSEELLQRQQEELEHYNTELVAKTRALEEQVQEVEEKNDEIEKAREQMEKQAMQLSVTTKYKSEFMTNMSHELRTPLNSLLILSQLLSENKDGNLSSKQIEYAQTIYMSGADLLKMIDEILDLSKVDAGKMEINNEPVRMTEIEGFVQQNFAPVASKRGVDLKVEIEDGIPESIVTDGHRVKQILRNLLSNAFKFTSKGSVKVDIASADPEKLPYFLNCESDYIAFSVKDTGIGIPDDKTDLIFEAFQQVDGTTSRKYGGTGLGLSISRELSRLLGGAIHVETEEGKGSCFTLYLPSRRTEASAEQEAAATVQTPDSEFILSRSFLSSKQTIKAVRFEDDLDQIGPTDKVLLIVEDDDKFAKILLDMARGRGFKGLVALQGDVGLKMAQSYQPDAIILDIQLPVMDGWSVLGELKSSASTRHIPVHVISVIDEVKQGLMMGAIAYLKKPSSREALEGAFSHIESYTEQSVKHLLIVEDDDIQRHSIIELIGHDDVSITAVSTGREALEELRKQRYDCMVLDLILTDMTGFDLLDQIRDDDKLIDLPIIIYTGKELDSKEETRLRKYAESIIIKDVKSPERLLDETTLFLHRVEANLPEDKRKILQKLHNKEELFDGKKIMLVDDDIRNVFALSSVLESYNMEVTFAENGREALELLEANPDYDLVLMDMMMPEMDGYEAMRRLRQMPQFEKMPIIALTAKAMKEDRAKCIEAGASDYMKKPIQTEQLLSLMRVWLYS; encoded by the coding sequence ATGAAGATTAAAAGCAAGCTGGTCATAGGATTCACGACACTGCTTACGATTATGCTTATTTTGACTTTGATCGGATATGATCGGATCAGTTTTATGAACCAGCAGCTCGATACGATTTATAGTGAACGCTACTTAAAGGTTCGTGATTCCAGCGCAATGCGGGGGCAAGTGAACGACATGGCCCGTACACTTACCAATATGATGTTGAGTGAGGAAACAGCAACCTCAGACAAGGCAAGGGCAGAAATTGAAGCCATAGATCAAGAGGTAAGCGTTTATTTTGACGGACTGATAAAAGGTATAAATACAGCGGAAGAGCAGCAGCTACTTGATCGGATTGAAAAGGCTAGAGAACAATATGTAGGATATCAATCTAGAACATTGGAACTTTTGGCGGAAGGCAACTTAAGTGGAGCTAATTCTTACCGTATTACGACGGGTCAAGCTGTTCAGGAAGAAATGCTGGACAGTCTGAATGCACTTTCGAGCTATCAGAACGCTAAGATTAACGAAGATATAGAGGATGCCAAGACGGCTTACGAGCGCTCCATTCAGATTACGACCTTTTTTATGGCTGCAGGGCTTCTGATCGGCTTGATCGTTTTTCTTTGGGTGGTTCCGAGCATAACTCGTGGAATTAACGTTGTTTCCATGATGATCAAGGGCTTTGGTGAGGGCCGAATAAAAGCGGTCCGCCGGATCAAGGTCACCTCGAAGGATGAGATCGGACAAGTAGCGCAAGTTTTCAAGGAAATGGCTGAGGATATTGAAGAAAAACAGAGACTTGAGCAGACCTATCTGCAGGCTCAACGGGACCAATCTTGGATTAATTCCAACATGGCCAGAGTGACTGAACTGTTCGAAGGGATCAATTCTCTGGAAGAGGTTAGTCAACGGTTTATTAGCGAATTTACACCGGTACTGGGTGCCCGCTACGGAGCACTGTATATTCGCGAGGAGGACAAGAATCCGAATAAACTTGAAGTTAGAGGTTCCTACGCATTTGAAGGCAGTGAAAGCCCTAAACAATTTTTTGTGATTGGCGAAGGTCTTGTAGGTCAAGTGGCTCTCGACAAGAAGCCAATTTCGCTGGACAGTCCGCCGGAAGGTTATATGAAGGTTCAGTCTGGATGGGGTTCATCCAAGCCAGGGGCCATCATGATTTATCCAATCATGTTTCAGAACGAAATCCTCGGCGTTGTGGAGGTAGCTTCATTCGAACAGTTTACGTCACTTCAGGAACATTTGTTGTCACAGCTAAGTCAGTCTCTTGGTATTATCCTGAATAATATTACCGGTCGTATGCGGGTAGAAGAACTGTTGCGTGAATCTCAAGCACTTACGGAAGAGCTGCAATGTCAATCGGAAGAGCTGCAGACTCAGCAGGAGGATCTCCGCCGTTCCAATGAGAATTTGGAAGAGCAGACCGAGGCGCTTAAACGGTCCGAGGAACTGCTTCAGCGGCAGCAGGAAGAACTGGAACATTACAATACAGAACTTGTTGCCAAGACGCGGGCTCTGGAGGAACAAGTTCAGGAAGTGGAAGAGAAGAACGACGAGATTGAAAAAGCACGTGAACAGATGGAGAAACAGGCCATGCAGCTTTCTGTCACGACCAAATACAAGTCCGAATTTATGACCAATATGTCGCATGAGCTTCGAACACCGCTTAACAGCTTGCTAATTTTGTCTCAGCTGCTTTCCGAGAACAAGGACGGAAACTTATCTTCTAAGCAGATTGAATATGCTCAGACGATTTATATGTCGGGTGCGGATCTACTGAAGATGATCGATGAAATCCTTGATTTATCCAAAGTGGATGCCGGCAAAATGGAAATCAACAACGAGCCTGTGCGTATGACGGAAATCGAAGGATTTGTACAGCAGAACTTTGCGCCGGTCGCTTCTAAGAGAGGCGTTGACTTAAAAGTCGAAATAGAAGATGGGATACCCGAGAGCATCGTAACTGATGGTCACAGGGTCAAACAGATTTTGCGCAACCTGTTGTCTAACGCCTTTAAATTTACCAGCAAAGGTTCTGTTAAAGTGGATATTGCTTCGGCCGATCCAGAGAAACTTCCATATTTTCTGAATTGTGAAAGCGACTATATCGCATTCTCTGTAAAAGACACGGGTATTGGTATCCCTGATGATAAAACTGACCTTATATTCGAAGCATTTCAACAGGTAGACGGAACGACGAGCCGCAAATACGGAGGAACCGGACTTGGATTGTCCATTAGCCGGGAGCTTTCCCGTCTTCTTGGCGGCGCCATTCATGTGGAGACAGAAGAGGGCAAGGGCAGCTGCTTTACGCTCTATTTGCCTAGCCGGCGAACAGAAGCTTCTGCTGAACAAGAAGCAGCCGCTACGGTGCAAACACCAGATTCCGAATTTATACTGTCCAGAAGCTTTCTGTCATCTAAGCAGACAATTAAGGCGGTACGTTTTGAGGACGACCTGGATCAGATTGGGCCAACGGATAAAGTGCTTTTGATTGTTGAGGACGACGACAAATTTGCTAAGATTTTGCTGGATATGGCAAGAGGTCGTGGATTTAAAGGATTGGTTGCTCTGCAAGGTGATGTGGGTCTCAAAATGGCCCAGTCTTATCAGCCTGATGCTATCATTCTGGATATTCAACTGCCGGTAATGGACGGATGGTCAGTGCTCGGGGAGCTTAAAAGCTCAGCATCGACCCGTCATATACCTGTACATGTCATATCGGTTATTGATGAAGTGAAGCAGGGTCTGATGATGGGTGCTATCGCTTATCTGAAAAAACCTTCTTCACGTGAAGCACTAGAAGGTGCCTTCTCTCATATTGAATCTTATACCGAGCAGTCCGTGAAGCATCTGCTGATCGTAGAGGATGATGACATCCAGCGGCATTCCATCATTGAGCTTATCGGTCATGATGATGTCTCGATAACCGCAGTATCGACAGGAAGGGAAGCACTTGAAGAATTGAGGAAGCAGCGTTATGACTGTATGGTACTGGACTTGATTTTAACAGATATGACCGGTTTTGATCTGCTTGATCAGATTCGTGACGATGATAAACTCATTGATCTGCCAATCATTATCTATACAGGTAAAGAGTTAGATAGTAAGGAAGAAACCCGCCTACGGAAATATGCGGAGTCCATCATTATTAAGGATGTGAAGTCACCGGAACGTCTGCTTGATGAGACAACGTTGTTCCTGCACCGGGTAGAGGCCAATTTGCCAGAGGATAAGCGTAAAATACTCCAGAAGTTGCATAATAAAGAAGAACTCTTTGATGGCAAAAAAATCATGCTTGTGGATGATGACATCCGGAATGTGTTCGCCCTCTCAAGTGTGCTTGAAAGCTATAACATGGAAGTAACCTTCGCCGAGAATGGACGGGAAGCTTTAGAACTTCTTGAAGCCAACCCGGATTATGACCTGGTGCTGATGGATATGATGATGCCGGAAATGGACGGTTACGAGGCGATGCGGAGATTGCGTCAAATGCCTCAATTCGAGAAGATGCCGATCATTGCCCTCACGGCAAAAGCAATGAAAGAAGATCGAGCGAAATGTATTGAGGCAGGTGCTTCGGATTATATGAAGAAGCCGATTCAAACTGAACAACTTCTTTCGTTAATGCGTGTGTGGCTGTATTCGTAA
- a CDS encoding CheR family methyltransferase: MTSTDHTDIEWNLEDKNDRELEQIEIELLLQGIHRFYGYDFRNYALPSLRRRIWHHVYAEGLSSISALQEKVLHERACFERLIYNLSIPVTEMFRDPNLFLTFRQKLVPLLRTYPYIRIWHAGCSTGEEVYSMAILLHEEGLYDQARIYATDMNSRSLQQAKEGVFDIKRMKQYTKNYLEAGGTRSFSEYYTAKYNSVIFHPFLKKNMIFAEHNLATDRSFNEFNVIFCRNVMIYFNDELRNHVHGLFHESLSHFGILVLGAKESIHFTSYSDSYEPLDRVEKIYRKIK, encoded by the coding sequence ATGACATCAACTGACCATACGGATATCGAATGGAATCTGGAAGATAAGAACGACCGAGAGCTGGAACAAATCGAAATTGAGCTACTACTTCAAGGCATTCATCGATTCTATGGTTATGATTTTCGCAACTATGCTCTCCCTTCATTGAGGCGAAGAATCTGGCACCATGTTTATGCAGAAGGGTTATCTTCCATTTCAGCTTTACAGGAGAAAGTTCTGCATGAACGAGCTTGCTTTGAACGCCTCATCTATAATTTGTCCATTCCGGTTACGGAAATGTTCCGGGATCCGAATCTTTTCCTGACGTTCAGGCAAAAGTTGGTCCCGCTTCTGAGAACATACCCGTACATCCGGATTTGGCACGCCGGCTGCTCGACTGGCGAAGAGGTATACTCCATGGCAATTCTACTGCATGAGGAAGGCCTGTACGATCAGGCACGTATTTATGCAACCGACATGAATTCACGTTCGTTACAGCAGGCTAAGGAAGGCGTTTTCGATATAAAACGCATGAAACAATACACTAAAAATTACTTGGAGGCGGGCGGTACTCGCTCGTTCTCCGAATATTATACGGCTAAATACAATTCTGTTATCTTTCATCCGTTCCTGAAGAAAAATATGATTTTTGCAGAACACAATTTAGCGACAGATCGTTCCTTCAACGAATTTAATGTGATCTTTTGCAGAAATGTGATGATTTATTTTAATGATGAACTTCGCAATCACGTACATGGACTATTTCATGAGAGCTTAAGTCATTTTGGTATTCTTGTACTGGGGGCGAAAGAGTCGATTCATTTTACGAGTTACAGTGATTCGTACGAACCGCTGGACCGGGTAGAGAAGATATACCGAAAGATTAAATAG
- a CDS encoding STAS domain-containing protein, which translates to MNTNSNDKFNAKTHMNESVCTVLLSGELDLSVAPDFRMVMEPLVSNSDMDLIVNLKEITYIDSTGIGILLSILKARHGMEARFAVEEVPQQIQKLFDMTGIAKFFAPQENSQ; encoded by the coding sequence ATGAATACAAACAGTAATGATAAGTTTAATGCCAAGACTCACATGAACGAAAGTGTATGCACAGTGCTTTTAAGCGGCGAGCTTGACTTGTCCGTTGCACCTGATTTTCGAATGGTTATGGAACCTCTTGTGAGCAATTCGGACATGGATTTGATCGTCAATTTGAAGGAAATTACATATATCGACAGTACGGGTATCGGAATTCTGTTGTCTATTTTAAAAGCAAGACATGGTATGGAAGCCCGCTTTGCCGTTGAGGAAGTTCCTCAGCAAATCCAAAAGCTGTTTGACATGACTGGTATTGCGAAGTTCTTTGCCCCTCAGGAGAATTCCCAATAG